CGAACCTTACAGCTGCTGCGAATGACGTTCATTACGGATTCGACTTGACCATCATCGACACCGATCATAAACGTCGTGTTGCCTGCCTTCAAAAATCCGCCCGTACTGGCAAGCTTCGTTGCCCGAAAGTTTGCTTTGACCAATGCGCTGGATAATCGGTTGCTGTCTTTATCCTGTATAATCGCAACAATCAGTTTCATCCTGCATAACCTCCTTTAGAATAAGCACCTTTATCAAATGCCCTGTCTATATATTAGACAATTACTCGTCAAAATCCTTCAAAATCCCTGTTTCCAGCGACAAAATCATTGCTGCCAAGACATCCTCCTG
The nucleotide sequence above comes from Paenibacillus sp. W2I17. Encoded proteins:
- a CDS encoding cyclic-di-AMP receptor, with protein sequence MKLIVAIIQDKDSNRLSSALVKANFRATKLASTGGFLKAGNTTFMIGVDDGQVESVMNVIRSSCKVREQLVTPVTPMSGTTDSYLPLPVEVQVGGATVFVLPVDRFEHF